One Solanum lycopersicum chromosome 2, SLM_r2.1 genomic region harbors:
- the ZEP gene encoding zeaxanthin epoxidase, chloroplastic: MYSTVFYTSVHPSTSVLSRKQLPLLISKDFSAELYHSLPCRSLENGHINKVKGVKVKATIAEAPVTPTEKTDSGANGDLKVPQKKLKVLVAGGGIGGLVFALAAKKRGFDVLVFERDLSAIRGEGQYRGPIQIQSNALAALEAIDLDVAEDIMNAGCITGQRINGLVDGISGNWYCKFDTFTPAVERGLPVTRVISRMTLQQILARAVGEEIIMNESNVVDFEDDGEKVTVVLENGQRFTGDLLVGADGIRSKVRTNLFGPSEATYSGYTCYTGIADFVPADIDTVGYRVFLGHKQYFVSSDVGGGKMQWYAFYNEPAGGADAPNGKKERLLKIFGGWCDNVIDLLVATDEDAILRRDIYDRPPTFSWGRGRVTLLGDSVHAMQPNLGQGGCMAIEDSYQLALELEKACSRSAESGSPVDIISSLRSYESARKLRVGVIHGLARMAAIMASTYKAYLGVGLGPLSFLTQYRIPHPGRVGGRVFIDLGMPLMLSWVLGGNGDKLEGRIKHCRLSEKANDQLRKWFEDDDALERATDAEWLLLPAGNGSSGLEAIVLSRDEDVPCTVGSISHTNIPGKSIVLPLPQVSEMHARISCKDGAFFVTDLRSEHGTWVTDNEGRRYRTSPNFPTRFHPSDVIEFGSDKAAFRVKAMKFPLKTSERKEEREAVEAA, encoded by the exons ATGTATTCAACTGTTTTTTACACTTCAGTGCATCCTTCCACTTCAGTTTTATCAAGAAAGCAGCTACCTTTATTGATTTCCAAGGACTTTTCTGCAGAGTTATATCATTCTTTACCTTGTAGGAGCTTGGAAAATGGGCATATCAACAAGGTTAAAGGAGTAAAAGTAAAAGCAACAATTGCTGAAGCTCCAGTTACTCCTACAGAGAAGACTGACTCTGGGGCTAACGGTGATTTGAAGGTTCCACAGAAGAAGTTGAAAGTACTTGTTGCGGGTGGTGGGATTGGTGGGTTAGTGTTTGCTTTGGCAGCAAAGAAAAGGGGGTTTGATGTATTGGTGTTTGAGAGGGATTTAAGTGCTATCAGAGGAGAGGGACAATATAGAGGTCCAATACAGATACAGAGCAATGCATTGGCTGCTTTAGAAGCAATTGATTTGGATGTTGCTGAAGACATTATGAATGCTGGCTGCATCACTGGTCAAAGGATTAATGGCTTGGTTGATGGTATTTCTGGCAACTG GTATTGCAAGTTTGATACGTTCACTCCAGCAGTGGAACGTGGACTTCCAGTGACAAGAGTTATCAGTCGCATGACTTTGCAGCAGATCCTTGCACGTGCTGTTGGTGAGGAGATAATTATGAATGAAAGTAATGTTGTAGACTTTGAGGATGATGGAGAGAAG GTTACTGTGGTTCTTGAGAATGGACAACGATTTACAGGTGATCTTCTGGTTGGTGCTGATGGCATAAGATCTAAG GTACGGACTAATTTATTCGGACCCAGTGAAGCTACTTACTCTGGCTACACTTGTTATACTGGAATTGCAGATTTCGTTCCAGCTGATATTGATACAGTTGG GTACCGCGTCTTTTTGGGCCACAAACAGTACTTTGTTTCTTCAGATGTGGGGGGAGGCAAGATGCAGTGGTATGCATTTTACAATGAACCAGCTGGTGGTGCGGATGCCCCAAACG GTAAAAAGGAAAGATTGCTTAAAATATTTGGGGGATGGTGTGACAATGTTATAGACCTATTAGTTGCCACAGATGAAGATGCAATTCTTCGTCGTGACATCTATGATAGACCGCCAACCTTTAGTTGGGGAAGAGGTCGTGTTACATTGCTTGGGGACTCCGTCCATGCCATGCAGCCTAATTTGGGTCAAGGGGGATGCATGGCCATAGAG GATAGCTATCAACTAGCACTGGAACTTGAAAAAGCATGCAGTCGAAGTGCAGAGTCTGGAAGCCCTGTGGATATCATCTCATCTTTAAGGAG CTATGAAAGTGCTAGAAAACTTCGAGTTGGAGTCATCCATGGACTGGCTAGAATGGCTGCAATCATGGCATCTACTTACAAGGCTTATCTTGGCGTCGGACTTGGTCCACTATCA TTTTTGACGCAGTATAGAATACCACATCCTGGAAGAGTTGGTGGAAGAGTTTTTATTGACTTGGGAATGCCTCTGATGTTAAGTTGGGTTCTAGGAGGCAATGG GGACAAGCTTGAAGGCAGAATAAAACATTGCAGGCTATCTGAGAAA GCAAATGACCAATTGAGAAAATGGTTTGAAGATGATGATGCTTTAGAGCGTGCTACTGATGCAGA GTGGTTACTTTTACCTGCGGGGAATGGCTCTTCTGGTTTAGAAGCTATTGTTTTAAGCAGAGATGAGGATGTCCCTTGCACTGTCGG GTCCATCTCACATACAAATATTCCTGGAAAATCAATAGTTTTACCTTTGCCACAG GTATCTGAAATGCACGCCCGGATATCATGCAAAGACGGAGCATTTTTTGTAACTGATTTACGAAGTGAACATGGTACCTGGGTTACAGA TAATGAAGGCAGAAGATATCGGACGTCTCCAAACTTCCCTACACGTTTTCATCCATCAGATGTTATCGAATTTGGTTCTGATAAG GCAGCATTTCGTGTTAAAGCAATGAAATTTCCACTAAAAACTTCTGAAAGGAAGGAAGAGCGCGAAGCAGTGGAGGCAGCGTAA
- the LOC101268531 gene encoding uncharacterized protein, with product MVDVDRRMTGLNPAHLAGLRRLSARAAASSPSTPMPPRNSLLSFSFLADKVISHLKSSGIQVQAGLSDVEFARAEAEFGFAFPPDLKAVLSAGLPIGPGFPDWRSTGPARFQLRASIDLPIAAISFHIARNALWSKSWGPRPCDPEKAIKIARNALKRAPLLIPIFNHCYIPCNPCLAGNPIFYVDENRIFCCGFDLSDFFDRESSLFQSSDPQILSKQRSLSEKSAGSSSTFSRRSLDTLSGGRTPRWVEFWSDAAVDRRRRNSNSSSSCSTSPERYFEMPKSKMPNWVDEYVDNIGSVLKEGGWAESDVKEIVQVTASGFFEGEMILLDNQAVMDALLVKADRFSDSLRKAGWSSEEVSYALGFDYRPEKEKKPAKKLSPELAERIGKLAESVTRSRSSS from the coding sequence ATGGTCGACGTAGACCGGAGGATGACCGGGTTGAATCCGGCTCACTTAGCCGGACTCCGCCGTCTCTCTGCAAGAGCCGCCGCTTCTTCTCCGTCGACTCCGATGCCTCCTCGGAATAGTCTCCTTTCGTTCTCCTTTCTTGCAGATAAAGTTATATCTCATCTAAAGAGCTCTGGTATTCAGGTTCAGGCCGGGTTGTCGGATGTGGAATTCGCTAGAGCTGAAGCAGAGTTTGGGTTTGCTTTTCCACCTGACTTAAAAGCTGTTCTCTCCGCCGGTTTACCCATCGGACCTGGTTTTCCTGACTGGCGCTCTACTGGTCCGGCTCGGTTCCAGCTTCGTGCTTCGATTGACTTACCCATCGCTGCAATTTCATTCCATATAGCTCGTAATGCTTTGTGGTCTAAGTCATGGGGTCCTAGGCCATGTGACCCAGAAAAGGCAATTAAAATAGCAAGAAATGCTCTCAAAAGAGCTCCACTTCTGATACCCATTTTCAACCATTGTTACATTCCTTGTAATCCTTGTTTAGCAGGTAACCCAATTTTCTACGTGGACGAAAATAGGATTTTCTGCTGCGGATTTGATCTATCCGACTTCTTTGATCGTGAATCATCTTTGTTCCAAAGTTCAGATCCTCAGATTCTTTCAAAACAGCGCTCTTTAAGTGAAAAATCCGCTGGTTCATCATCCACTTTCTCAAGGAGGAGTCTCGATACACTCTCCGGTGGTCGGACGCCGCGTTGGGTAGAGTTCTGGAGCGACGCTGCCGTAGATCGAAGGCGGAGGAACTCAAATTCGTCATCGTCATGTTCAACCTCACCGGAAAGGTACTTTGAAATGCCCAAGTCCAAAATGCCTAATTGGGTCGACGAGTACGTAGATAATATCGGGTCGGTTTTAAAAGAAGGCGGGTGGGCTGAATCGGATGTGAAGGAAATTGTACAAGTTACAGCTTCTGGATTCTTCGAAGGTGAAATGATATTGTTAGATAATCAAGCGGTTATGGATGCTCTTCTTGTGAAAGCGGATCGGTTCTCTGATTCGCTCCGTAAAGCCGGGTGGAGCTCCGAAGAAGTTTCTTACGCACTGGGTTTTGATTATCGAccggagaaggagaagaaaccGGCTAAGAAGCTTTCACCGGAGTTAGCGGAAAGAATCGGGAAATTGGCTGAGTCGGTAACCCGTTCACGGTCATCCTCATAG